The following proteins are co-located in the Cutaneotrichosporon cavernicola HIS019 DNA, chromosome: 3 genome:
- a CDS encoding uncharacterized protein (Protein of unknown function (DUF917)), translating into MTVTASPLRIGVDVGGTNTDAVVLDLTPGCADPVLAAYKAPTTPNVAEGIQAAIAATLQKANVDKNRIQAVAIGTTSFVNSLIERDAAKLDRVAVVRLCGPFSRLCPPFASFPYELRAVLEGPVFFARGGLEVDGREIDPIDPAEIRSISAKIREMGVRSVAVAGCYSPIDEEFRQEEKVGAIIRSEIPNVRVTLSKDVANIGLLQRENATILNAALLSFAERTVEGFRASTAALDLDCPVFLTSNDGTLMACEQAARLPIRTFSSGPTNSMRGAHFLASLTGAKRETALVIDVGGTTTEIGVLLPTGFPRQAGAFHELVGVPLNFSMPHVHSMGLGGGSRVRKGNKTTVGPDSVGYLITKEALCFGGRTLVATDIAVAAGKGDGIGNAALVAEIDEAMVESAQARIKTMIELAIDSMKTSTADVPVYLVGGGAILVPDELAGVSKVHRFPHYGEANAVGAACAQISAVIDTFEDTSIKSITTVQREVEARAIARAIANGADPAHTTVVESEAIPIAYTTGKCRFYVKAAGEWTGAAALDDTEAAGGALSWDTSSPVKPVEPANGKGALPTSDVTITAADILAYKPKIEGKHWVISELDLQWIADGCYILGTGGGGNPATTMLAIRELVRAGGTVRVMDLESLGPDDKVVWGGGIGSPEVVLERLDGGDPSEATRALVDFVGLKRVGGLAALEIGGGNGMHLMAAGSSKYLDIPVIDGDFMGRAYPTGWQTTVNVFDKGDRGEMSLPNAMCSGNGNNTFMTSAKHYTDIDRIMRAGCVEMGTHADVACRPLDKAFLRKALVRNTVSQAWRLGRAVSLATKQANIGNVGRVLVDAVGGDKAAKVLFAGKVTDVSRHIYKGHTYGEITIQALATEEDTPTQRFEGVMKIPFKNENLLCKHIVDGKEAIVAGVPDLISVLDAQNGLALGTPEYKYGQRVLVLGITAAPQWTTTERGLQLGALPAFGYDVPYAPLGEYVQPASVIAEYG; encoded by the exons ATGACCGTCACCGCCTCACCACTGCgcatcggcgtcgacgtcggcggaACGAATAC cgacgccgtcgtgcTGGACCTGACACCGGGCTGCGCCGACCCCGTCCTAGCAGCATACAAGGCGCCCACGACGCCAaacgtcgccgagggcatTCAGGCTGCGATTGCCGCAACCCTCCAGAAAGCAAATGTAGACAAGAACCGTATCCAGGCGGTCGCGATCGGGACGACGTCGTTTGTCAATTCGCTCATCGAGCGGGAtgcggccaagctcgaccgcgTGGCGGTTGTGCGTCTCTGCGGCCCTTTCTCGCGCTTGTGTCCGCCCTTTGCATCGTTTCCATACGAACTGAGGGCTGTACTTGAAGGACCAGTGTTCTTCGCTCgtggcggcctcgaggtggATGGACGCGAGATCGACCCCATCGACCCCGCCGAGATCCGCTCCATCAGTGCCAAAATCCGGGAGATGGGGGTACGGTCCGTCGCGGTGGCCGGGTGTTATTCCCCTATCGATGAGGAGTTTCGACAAGAAGAAAAGGTTGGAGCAATTATCCGCTCAGAAATCCCGAATGTGCGCGTCACCCTGTCAAAGGACGTGGCGAACATTGGGCTCCTGCAGCGCGAAAACGCTACCATCCTCAACGctgccctcctctcctttGCTGAGAGGACGGTTGAGGGGTTCCGCGCGTCAACGGCCGCACTTGACCTCGACTGCCCCGTCTTCCTGACTTCCAATGACGGCACGCTCATGGCGTGTGAGCAGGCTGCGCGGCTCCCAATTCGGACGTTCTCGAGCGGACCTACAAACTCGATGCGGGGCGCCCacttcctcgcctcgctGACGGGGGCTAAGCGTGAGACGGCGCTAGtcatcgacgtcggcggaACCACTACCGAGATCGGTGTGCTCCTCCCCACAGGCTTTCCACGACAGGCTGGGGCGTTCCACGAACTTGTGGGCGTGCCCCTTAACTTCTCCATGCCGCATGTTCATTCTATGGGGCTGGGCGGCGGCTCGCGGGTACGCAAGGGCAACAAGACAACGGTCGGGCCTGATTCGGTTGGGTACCTCATCACAAAGGAAGCGCTGTGCTTTGGAGGACGCACGCTCGTGGCTACAGACATCGCCGTGGCTGCCGGCAAGGGTGATGGGATTGGGAATGCTGCACTCGTTGCAGAAATTGATGAGGCGATGGTGGAGAGTGCGCAGGCCCGCATAAAGACGATGATCGAACTCGCAATCGACAGTATGAAGACCAGCACAGCCGACGTCCCAGTCTACCtcgttggcggcggtgcgaTTCTCGTTCCAGACGAGCTGGCCGGCGTGAGCAAGGTCCATCGCTTCCCGCACTACGGCGAGGCCAACGCTGTCGGAGCGGCTTGTGCCCAGATCTCAGCGGTCATCGATACGTTCGAGGACACGAGTATAAAATCCATTACAACTGTGCAGCGCGAGGTGGAAGCGCGCGCCATTGCACGCGCCATTGCGAATGGCGCGGATCCAGCCCACACAACCGTGGTCGAGTCAGAGGCCATCCCAATCGCCTACACCACCGGCAAGTGCCGGTTCTACGTCAAGGCCGCTGGGGAGTGgactggcgcggcggcgctggacgACACTGAGGCGGCTGGTGGTGCGTTGTCATGGGACACGAGCTCGCCCGTCAAGCCTGTCGAGCCCGCGAACGGAAAGGGCGCCCTGCCGACATCGGATGTGACGATAACTGCGGCGGATATTCTAGCTTACAAGCCAAAGATCGAGGGTAAGCATTGGGTCATttccgagctcgacctgcaATGGATCGCCGACGGCTGCTACATCCTCGGCACGGGTGGCGGTGGAAACCCCGCCACGACCATGCTCGCCATCCGCGAGCTTGTGCGTGCCGGCGGCACTGTCCGGGTAATGGATCTGGAGAGCTTGGGGCccgacgacaaggtcgtGTGGGGAGGCGGTATTGGGTCGCCCGAAGTCGTGCTTGAGCGCCTGGACGGCGGTGATCCGAGCGAGGCAACACGTGCGCTCGTCGATTTTGTCGGACTGaagcgcgtcggcggccttgcTGCCCTCGAAATCGGCGGCGGAAACGGCATGCACCTCATGGCCGCCGGCAGCTCGAAATACCTCGACATTCCCGTCATCGACGGCGACTTCATGGGCCGCGCTTACCCGACGGGCTGGCAGACGACTGTCAATGTCTTTGATAAGGGCGACCGCGGAGAAATGAGTCTTCCAAACGCAATGTGCTCGGGTAATGGGAACAATACATTCATGACCAGCGCCAAGCACTATACTGACATCGACCGGATCATGCGTGCTGGTTGTGTCGAGATGGGCACACATGCCGATGTGGCTTGTCGGCCGCTCGACAAGGCTTTTCTCCGCAAAGCTCTCGTGCGGAATACGGTGTCGCAGGCATGGCGGCTGGGACGCGCTGTCTCTCTCGCCACGAAACAGGCCAATATAGGCAACGTGggccgcgtcctcgtcgacgcggttGGCGGTGACAAAGCCGCCAAAGTCCTTTTTGCAGGAAAGGTGACCGACGTCAGCAGACACATCTACAAAGGCCACACATATGGCGAAATCACGATACAGGCACTAGCGACCGAGGAAGACACTCCAACACAACGTTTCGAGGGCGTCATGAAGA tccCATTCAAGAACGAGAACCTGCTCTGTAAACACATCGTGGATGGAAAGGAGGCGATCGTGGCAGGCGTACCCGACCTCATCTCAGTACTGGATGCGCAAAACGGCCTCGCACTCGGCACACCAGAGTACAAGTACGGCCAACGGGTTCTTGTACTGGGCATCACGGCCGCTCCGCAGTGGACTACAACTGAGCGGGGCCTGCAACTCGGAGCCCTCCCTGCGTTCGGGTACGACGTGCCGTACGCCCCGCTGGGGGAGTATGTGCAGCCTGCGAGCGTGATCGCCGAGTACGGCTAG